From a single Micromonospora sp. WMMD1102 genomic region:
- a CDS encoding helix-turn-helix transcriptional regulator encodes MVVTQHRPFIRTLRAQWLGQRLRDLREQRGMSLELVAEHLNRDRSALGRYERAEWPIQRHDVLALLDLYGFHRATERAELLNLADEVWRTDRWTDNYGDLVDASFIDFPWLESRANTVCSYHAMVIPGLFQLREYASQVIRCVEGPNATEANMGRWIELRMERQRVLDEPGTTKFETIIDESALRRQIGGSALLRAQLIHLDKINQHNRVDIRVLPSNTWLHPGLDGSFWLFRMPKLYPEVAYLESLAGQMYFESPKAAKFVSAYDRLREAALGPRESAHLIRTIAEDLA; translated from the coding sequence ATGGTGGTGACGCAACACCGGCCCTTCATCCGTACGCTCCGGGCACAGTGGCTCGGCCAGCGACTCCGGGACCTGCGCGAGCAGCGCGGCATGAGCCTGGAGCTGGTCGCCGAGCACCTGAACCGGGACCGGTCGGCGCTCGGCCGCTACGAGCGGGCCGAGTGGCCGATCCAGCGCCACGACGTGCTCGCCCTGCTCGACCTATACGGCTTCCACCGGGCCACCGAGCGCGCCGAGCTGCTCAACCTCGCCGACGAGGTGTGGCGCACCGACCGCTGGACCGACAACTACGGCGACCTGGTCGACGCCTCGTTCATCGACTTCCCGTGGCTGGAGTCCCGCGCCAACACCGTCTGCTCGTACCACGCGATGGTCATCCCAGGGCTCTTCCAACTACGGGAGTACGCGAGCCAGGTCATCAGGTGTGTTGAGGGTCCGAACGCCACAGAGGCGAACATGGGCCGGTGGATAGAGTTACGGATGGAACGCCAGAGAGTGCTCGACGAGCCGGGCACGACGAAGTTTGAAACGATCATTGACGAGTCAGCCCTGCGCCGACAGATCGGGGGAAGCGCGCTTCTTCGGGCTCAGTTGATCCATCTCGACAAGATCAACCAACATAATCGGGTGGACATTCGCGTCCTACCGTCCAACACCTGGCTACATCCCGGGCTCGATGGATCGTTCTGGCTGTTCAGGATGCCCAAGCTCTATCCCGAAGTGGCGTACCTGGAGAGCCTGGCGGGCCAGATGTACTTTGAGTCGCCCAAAGCAGCGAAGTTCGTCAGCGCGTACGATCGCCTGCGGGAGGCCGCACTCGGCCCACGCGAGTCGGCCCATCTGATCAGGACGATCGCGGAGGATCTGGCATGA
- a CDS encoding phage resistance protein, which produces MTLLRDVIDIPTSVGDGDFVVRAAEGADLRRYVVTDQLRENFAEALRRIGHAVTTGRSQALFLHGSFGSGKSHFMAVLREVLQHNPAAREVRGLADPVLAADGWLRGKRILTLTFHMLDARSVEQAVLEGYLSQITALHPDAPVPPVHRSDAMLDDAARLRERMGDDAFFAALRDGGGSPTQAGGGLAAHVARAAGWTPQTYADAAAAPPGTAGRDALVSALTSAFFTGAVRSGEYLDLDTGLAVITRHAVSLGYDAMVLFLDELILWLSTHISDHTFVNTEGAKLNKLVESADAARPMPLVSFVARQRNLEEFLGPQVGGTEREALAHVMRSVQGRFGEIVLADTNLPEITERRLLRPVDEAARATIDNAFGAVRGNREVWDTLLLGAQYGDAGIGSDAAAFRRLYPFSPALVATLVALSQALQRERTALKVMTELLVERRDTLRVNDLIGVAALFEPLVLRGELPDRPKLRQLFSTARTLYLSKLRPILLTLNGITDEQAAGHTQFQLDDKLIKTVLLGALVPEVPALHNLTAAKLHALNFGSIASPIPGYENQVVLNRLNKIANDAGELHLTDGPDPVITLKLHAVDYDKLLDLVPDRETTTTGVRQQIVRDLVTTEMGLTGTEGQLGELGHPRDWRGRRHIVQVKFGNVRDPDTMPVAALLATGEGWRVVIDYPFDPEDVPRNADRARIEQLEQGSHTVFWLPLYFTDEMMGRVAQLAKINYLLGRSGTGDRLNALAVDWTAADRQQGRIYLQQRQSQLRGTLLNALKQAYGIVRPQPAEVQDDSVGVLHTLAEGLHLGDPRGGTLREAFDNLTGEMLAWAYPGRPAMPEDEKPVTRSELHRILEYARKAVADPTRGVTVPAGDQRTIRRVCNNLRLGELVDHRYVLTTSTCRWSQHLLQAAANEGYTEHFPVHMLRQLIEEPARFGFDRELQNLIIAVFALEQQLAWYLHGDKVDVSALAGVRDEYELRHPPMPSEEAWAEAVRRGSALFGAVLPVWRTPANLGELAGTLRTAAGQHRNATSSLVRALTEHADVLGLDISADNGRLATARRLAKLTEQLGGESDDVVLVELAARVDVGDIDDKAAGKALTEAGDVARALARSHQWPLLTAMVARAETDGRARVIIEQLRAVARHEQHGVELGDALRTAADAATALLATERRVPPPPPTTPPKPTDPAAPPDPAPGGQVPQDPRGEDPGGRIPAFRMNPDDQPGGATNPGRVRTAQRRTVETSTAWRKVAAEIEAEVARGRRVTVVWEVE; this is translated from the coding sequence ATGACCCTGCTACGGGACGTGATCGACATCCCGACCTCGGTCGGGGACGGCGACTTCGTGGTCCGCGCCGCCGAGGGCGCCGACCTGCGCCGGTACGTCGTCACCGACCAACTCCGGGAGAACTTCGCGGAAGCACTGCGCCGGATCGGTCACGCGGTCACCACGGGCCGCTCTCAGGCGCTCTTCCTGCACGGGTCGTTCGGCTCCGGAAAGTCACACTTCATGGCCGTGTTGCGGGAAGTGCTCCAGCACAACCCGGCGGCCCGGGAGGTACGCGGCCTGGCCGATCCGGTGCTCGCTGCCGACGGGTGGCTGCGCGGCAAGCGCATCCTGACCCTCACCTTCCACATGCTCGATGCCCGATCCGTCGAGCAGGCGGTCCTGGAGGGCTACCTCAGCCAGATCACGGCACTGCACCCCGATGCGCCCGTGCCGCCCGTGCACCGGTCCGACGCGATGCTCGACGACGCCGCCCGGCTGCGGGAGCGGATGGGCGACGACGCCTTCTTCGCCGCGCTCCGCGACGGCGGCGGCAGTCCGACGCAGGCCGGCGGTGGGCTGGCCGCGCACGTCGCCCGCGCGGCCGGCTGGACCCCGCAGACCTACGCGGACGCCGCCGCGGCGCCGCCCGGCACCGCCGGACGGGACGCCCTGGTCAGTGCGCTGACCAGCGCGTTCTTCACCGGTGCGGTGCGCAGCGGGGAATACCTCGACCTGGACACCGGCCTTGCGGTGATCACCCGGCACGCCGTCTCGCTCGGCTACGACGCGATGGTGCTCTTCCTGGACGAGCTGATCCTCTGGCTCTCCACCCACATCAGCGACCACACCTTCGTCAACACCGAGGGTGCCAAGCTCAACAAGCTCGTCGAGTCGGCGGACGCAGCCCGGCCGATGCCACTGGTCTCCTTCGTCGCCCGGCAGCGCAACCTGGAGGAGTTCCTCGGCCCGCAGGTCGGTGGCACCGAGCGGGAGGCGCTGGCGCACGTCATGCGCAGCGTGCAGGGCCGGTTCGGCGAGATCGTGCTCGCCGACACCAACCTGCCGGAGATCACCGAACGGCGGTTGCTCCGACCGGTCGACGAGGCTGCTCGGGCCACCATCGACAATGCTTTCGGCGCCGTACGCGGCAACCGCGAAGTGTGGGACACTCTGCTGCTCGGCGCCCAGTACGGCGACGCCGGCATCGGCTCGGACGCCGCCGCCTTCCGCCGGCTCTATCCGTTCTCGCCGGCTCTGGTGGCGACCCTGGTCGCCCTTTCTCAGGCGTTGCAGCGGGAGCGGACGGCACTGAAGGTGATGACCGAGCTGCTGGTGGAACGCCGGGACACCCTGCGGGTCAACGACCTGATCGGGGTCGCGGCCCTCTTCGAGCCACTGGTGCTGCGCGGCGAACTGCCCGACCGGCCCAAGCTCCGGCAGCTCTTCTCCACCGCCCGCACGCTCTATCTGAGCAAGCTTCGGCCGATCCTGCTCACCCTGAACGGCATCACCGATGAGCAGGCGGCCGGGCACACCCAGTTCCAGCTCGACGACAAGCTGATCAAGACCGTGCTGCTCGGCGCACTTGTGCCCGAGGTGCCGGCGCTGCACAATCTCACCGCCGCCAAGCTGCATGCGCTCAACTTCGGCAGCATCGCCTCACCCATCCCAGGCTACGAAAACCAGGTCGTGCTGAACCGGCTCAACAAGATCGCCAACGATGCCGGAGAGCTGCACCTCACTGACGGTCCTGACCCAGTGATCACCCTCAAGCTGCACGCCGTCGACTACGACAAACTGCTTGACCTGGTGCCGGATCGTGAAACCACCACCACCGGAGTGCGCCAGCAGATCGTCCGGGATCTGGTCACCACCGAGATGGGGTTGACCGGCACCGAGGGGCAGTTGGGGGAGTTGGGGCATCCCCGGGACTGGCGAGGGCGGCGACACATCGTCCAGGTCAAGTTCGGCAACGTCCGTGACCCCGACACGATGCCGGTCGCGGCACTGCTGGCCACCGGCGAGGGCTGGCGAGTCGTCATCGACTATCCATTCGACCCGGAGGATGTGCCTCGTAATGCCGACCGGGCCCGGATCGAACAGCTCGAACAGGGGTCACACACCGTATTCTGGCTGCCGCTCTATTTCACCGACGAAATGATGGGCCGGGTCGCCCAGCTCGCGAAAATCAACTACCTGCTCGGCAGGAGTGGCACCGGTGATCGGCTCAACGCTCTCGCCGTCGACTGGACGGCTGCCGATCGGCAGCAGGGCCGGATCTATCTCCAGCAGCGCCAGTCCCAACTGCGTGGCACCCTGCTCAACGCGCTCAAACAGGCGTACGGGATCGTCCGGCCGCAGCCAGCGGAGGTGCAGGACGACAGTGTCGGAGTGCTGCACACCCTCGCCGAGGGACTGCACCTCGGCGACCCGCGCGGCGGAACGCTCCGGGAAGCGTTCGACAACCTCACCGGCGAAATGCTCGCCTGGGCGTACCCCGGCCGACCGGCGATGCCCGAGGATGAGAAGCCGGTCACCCGCAGCGAGCTGCACAGGATCCTCGAGTACGCGCGTAAGGCCGTCGCCGACCCGACCCGTGGCGTGACCGTGCCAGCCGGCGACCAGCGTACGATCCGCCGAGTCTGCAACAACCTCCGCCTCGGCGAGCTGGTCGACCATCGTTACGTACTGACCACCAGTACCTGTCGGTGGAGCCAGCACCTCTTACAGGCAGCGGCGAACGAGGGCTACACCGAGCACTTTCCGGTGCACATGCTGCGCCAGCTCATCGAAGAACCGGCCCGGTTCGGCTTCGACCGTGAACTGCAGAATCTGATCATCGCGGTCTTCGCGCTGGAACAGCAGCTCGCCTGGTACCTGCACGGAGACAAGGTCGATGTCAGTGCCCTGGCGGGAGTGCGGGACGAGTACGAACTGCGCCACCCGCCGATGCCGAGCGAGGAGGCCTGGGCCGAAGCGGTCCGCCGCGGCTCCGCCCTGTTCGGGGCAGTGCTGCCGGTCTGGCGTACCCCGGCTAATCTGGGTGAGCTGGCCGGGACGTTGCGCACCGCAGCAGGCCAGCACCGGAACGCGACCAGCAGCCTGGTTCGGGCGTTGACCGAACACGCAGACGTGCTAGGGCTCGACATCTCGGCCGACAACGGTCGGTTGGCCACCGCCCGACGGTTGGCGAAGCTCACCGAGCAGCTCGGCGGTGAATCCGACGACGTGGTCCTGGTCGAACTGGCAGCCAGGGTGGACGTCGGCGACATCGACGACAAGGCGGCCGGCAAGGCGCTCACCGAAGCCGGCGACGTCGCCAGGGCCCTCGCCCGGTCGCACCAGTGGCCGCTGCTGACCGCGATGGTCGCCCGAGCCGAAACCGACGGCCGGGCCCGGGTCATCATCGAGCAACTCCGCGCGGTCGCCCGGCACGAGCAGCACGGCGTCGAACTCGGCGACGCCCTGCGAACCGCCGCGGACGCCGCAACGGCCCTGCTCGCCACCGAACGCCGCGTCCCGCCACCGCCTCCGACCACCCCGCCGAAGCCGACGGACCCCGCCGCGCCGCCTGACCCCGCGCCGGGCGGCCAGGTTCCGCAGGATCCAAGAGGTGAGGACCCCGGGGGCAGGATCCCAGCCTTCCGGATGAACCCGGATGACCAACCGGGCGGCGCGACCAACCCGGGGAGGGTCCGTACCGCACAGCGGCGTACGGTCGAGACCTCGACCGCCTGGCGGAAGGTCGCCGCCGAGATCGAGGCCGAGGTGGCGCGAGGCAGGCGGGTCACCGTTGTCTGGGAGGTCGAATGA
- a CDS encoding DUF397 domain-containing protein — protein sequence MSDIPPAVAWHISTRSADTGGSCVEAGPVLDGSGRVALRHSKAPDAATIVYTRAEWDAFVAGVKDGEFDFDGSA from the coding sequence ATGAGTGACATTCCGCCGGCCGTGGCCTGGCACATCAGCACCCGCAGCGCCGACACAGGTGGTAGCTGCGTCGAAGCCGGCCCGGTGCTCGACGGCTCGGGACGCGTGGCGCTGCGGCACAGCAAGGCACCGGACGCGGCGACGATCGTCTACACCCGAGCCGAGTGGGACGCCTTCGTCGCCGGAGTCAAGGACGGCGAGTTCGACTTCGATGGCTCGGCCTGA
- a CDS encoding GNAT family N-acetyltransferase yields MSRTEPRSSPHRTADVGGLPRPPRGGRTGTASAASRTRAADATAVGLALPFVGFAVADLGTAGWSPVERMVSHYVHAPRVGWLVPAGLLVLAAASAGLLHLAAGRTRGGRVGLGLLGVWTVAVGVGAIFPADPYGRWDRPPSPAGLVHGTAGLVAFAVLPVAAVLLLRVWWRDPRWRRARPALAVSTAPVVAAFLGFVVIGGDVMAGGPSFTVAGYASVAGIVERVLLWSYAGWLGTVAISLRRMPASQVTPGPPRPGISLVDRRPGRKDDAMRIQPARPTDLPVLRDLERAAGRVFREIGMPEIADDEPPPVEELARHQRAGLAWVTVDADDLPAGYLVAEPVDDNLHVEQVSVHPRVARHGVGRSLIEHLARHAMANGVPALTLTTFTHVPWNAPYYSRCGFVVLGEAELTPGLVAIRARKAAHGLDRWPRVCMRRDL; encoded by the coding sequence ATGTCCCGCACCGAACCCCGGAGCAGTCCGCACCGAACCGCCGATGTGGGAGGTCTGCCCCGCCCGCCCCGCGGCGGCAGGACCGGTACGGCATCGGCGGCAAGCCGTACCCGTGCCGCCGATGCCACGGCGGTCGGGTTGGCGCTGCCGTTCGTCGGTTTCGCGGTGGCCGATCTCGGCACCGCGGGCTGGAGTCCGGTCGAGCGGATGGTCAGCCACTACGTCCACGCCCCGAGGGTCGGTTGGCTTGTTCCGGCCGGGCTGCTGGTGCTGGCTGCCGCCTCGGCGGGACTGCTTCACCTGGCCGCCGGCCGGACCCGGGGTGGCCGGGTCGGGCTCGGGCTGCTCGGGGTCTGGACCGTCGCCGTAGGAGTCGGAGCAATCTTCCCGGCCGACCCGTACGGCCGGTGGGACCGGCCGCCGTCACCGGCCGGGCTGGTGCACGGCACGGCCGGCCTGGTCGCCTTCGCCGTGCTGCCGGTGGCGGCGGTCCTGCTGCTCCGGGTCTGGTGGCGGGATCCCCGGTGGCGGCGGGCGCGTCCGGCGCTGGCCGTCTCGACCGCACCTGTGGTGGCGGCGTTCCTGGGCTTCGTGGTGATCGGTGGGGACGTGATGGCCGGCGGGCCGTCGTTCACAGTCGCCGGCTACGCGAGTGTGGCCGGGATCGTCGAGCGGGTGCTGCTCTGGTCGTACGCCGGTTGGCTCGGCACCGTCGCGATCAGCCTGCGCCGGATGCCGGCCAGCCAGGTCACTCCCGGCCCACCGCGGCCCGGAATATCGCTGGTCGATCGTCGGCCGGGCCGGAAGGATGACGCGATGCGAATCCAACCCGCCCGGCCGACGGACCTGCCGGTGCTGAGGGACCTGGAGCGGGCCGCCGGGCGGGTCTTCCGGGAAATCGGGATGCCGGAGATCGCCGACGACGAACCACCACCGGTCGAGGAACTGGCCCGTCACCAGCGCGCCGGTCTGGCCTGGGTCACGGTCGACGCCGACGACCTGCCGGCCGGCTATCTGGTCGCCGAGCCGGTCGATGACAACCTGCACGTCGAGCAGGTCTCGGTGCATCCCCGGGTCGCTCGCCATGGGGTGGGACGCAGCCTGATCGAGCACCTGGCCAGGCACGCGATGGCGAACGGTGTACCGGCGCTGACCCTGACCACCTTCACCCACGTGCCCTGGAACGCCCCGTACTACTCCCGGTGCGGCTTCGTCGTCCTCGGCGAGGCGGAGCTGACTCCGGGGCTGGTCGCGATCCGGGCCCGCAAGGCGGCGCACGGCCTGGACCGGTGGCCCCGGGTCTGCATGCGCCGGGACCTGTAG
- the pglZ gene encoding BREX-2 system phosphatase PglZ → MVSQETDSNAEVRHSAIRPDAVRRKVQAWLAERDGAMAIALAARPEWPVDPRLTVDGVPIRVVPCATPLAARAALHDRAEHERLVLLTELGERELGDGLLAHLSMQTVRKVKPWDLVRQMFGVVDLDPSLVRTGRWVADALSDHAPAGGWPAPPGTILTRDHAMRCLAAELLELPRDELDTPGLLQWSTNAPAQLRFGALPAKVIDGVERYLTETAGSAAIPMMSAVRAGHGVDAIPIGLLAGVLWPEAGTEPPSVTVAVARARLEPRFGGTRITSSQAAAFHRAVEAWVYRAVDSGGSARREAGQMLRRAEAIAAELDIVGLLGGSAVLPSGFTQRLRAFAAAVRFAVPAAGPALPELVARAQQLLGLVETHRAADPIRVETARMALRLLRWLASPEEAAPATLFDAVDRHVWQDGWVDRARLDIFAGDPDPEVAEGYRSLHRVVDVRRSRHDQQFAAMLAEVTVAGSAPGALLFVEDLLDRIVVPIVEHGRRVLLLVMDGMGVAAATELAESVTRSGVWVELTPNGGPRIGSVAVLPTVTETSRCSLLAGRVRSGGRPAELASFAQRFPDGRLLHKKALRAGAGAAFEPDVLAALADPELPVVAAVVNTIDDALDRSEPGTTVWGEDTIPAVRDLLAANQDRVVVVVSDHGHVVDRGPEAVIRPGDAGGNRWRTADRPPGDGEVLITGDRVVLAGGRAVLPWREELRYGPRKAGYHGGAAPAEVVVPALVFSAGDERAVPGWAGAPVASPEWWREPVPEEKPEGRRAGMLGGRANAAERRRRSGSRSVGQPESLFDLVAVTPMPSQAGPGRIEEETPVERSTSASAVLRSGRSTPGMGDVVDALLASERYVQRRGTRPPLSDERVAGLLRTLLANGDRATLETLAARARIPAHRISGAVAALRRLLQVEGYPVLTLHRDGRTVHLHRDLLIEQFDLLA, encoded by the coding sequence ATGGTAAGCCAGGAAACGGACAGCAACGCCGAGGTTCGACACAGTGCGATTCGGCCGGATGCGGTGCGGCGCAAGGTCCAGGCTTGGCTGGCAGAGCGTGACGGTGCCATGGCCATCGCCCTGGCGGCCCGCCCGGAATGGCCGGTCGACCCGCGGCTGACGGTCGACGGTGTGCCGATCCGGGTCGTACCCTGCGCGACGCCGCTGGCCGCCCGGGCCGCCCTGCACGACAGGGCCGAGCACGAGCGGCTCGTACTGCTCACCGAGCTGGGCGAGCGCGAACTGGGAGACGGGCTGCTTGCCCACCTCAGCATGCAGACGGTCCGCAAAGTCAAGCCGTGGGACCTGGTCCGGCAGATGTTCGGCGTCGTCGACCTCGACCCCAGCCTGGTGCGGACCGGACGCTGGGTCGCCGATGCCTTGAGCGATCACGCCCCGGCGGGAGGATGGCCGGCTCCGCCCGGCACAATCCTCACGCGTGATCATGCTATGCGGTGTCTGGCCGCCGAACTTCTCGAGCTACCCCGGGACGAACTCGACACGCCGGGCCTGTTGCAGTGGAGCACCAACGCACCGGCTCAACTTCGGTTCGGTGCCCTCCCTGCAAAGGTGATCGACGGCGTCGAGCGGTATCTGACAGAGACGGCCGGCTCCGCCGCCATACCCATGATGTCCGCCGTCCGTGCCGGTCACGGTGTCGACGCCATCCCGATCGGACTGCTGGCTGGCGTGCTCTGGCCCGAAGCCGGCACCGAGCCGCCGAGCGTGACGGTGGCAGTCGCCCGGGCCCGACTCGAGCCGCGCTTCGGCGGCACCCGGATCACGTCCTCGCAGGCTGCGGCGTTCCACCGGGCTGTGGAGGCCTGGGTCTACCGAGCGGTTGACTCTGGCGGCTCCGCGCGCAGGGAAGCGGGGCAGATGCTTCGCCGAGCCGAAGCTATCGCCGCCGAGCTGGACATCGTTGGACTGCTCGGGGGGTCAGCGGTGCTGCCGAGCGGTTTCACCCAACGGCTTCGGGCGTTTGCCGCGGCCGTCCGGTTTGCGGTGCCGGCCGCTGGCCCCGCCCTGCCGGAGCTGGTGGCCCGGGCACAGCAACTCCTCGGGCTGGTTGAGACCCACCGGGCAGCCGACCCGATCCGGGTGGAGACAGCACGGATGGCGCTCCGGCTACTACGCTGGCTTGCCAGCCCGGAGGAGGCCGCTCCGGCGACACTGTTCGACGCCGTAGATCGGCACGTCTGGCAGGACGGCTGGGTCGACCGGGCACGGCTCGACATCTTCGCCGGAGACCCCGACCCGGAGGTTGCGGAAGGGTACCGCTCGCTGCACCGCGTCGTGGACGTCCGCCGCAGCCGGCATGATCAGCAGTTCGCCGCGATGCTCGCCGAGGTGACCGTTGCCGGATCCGCGCCTGGCGCGCTGCTCTTCGTCGAGGACCTGCTCGACCGTATCGTCGTGCCGATCGTCGAGCACGGCCGGCGGGTTTTGCTGCTGGTGATGGACGGTATGGGCGTCGCTGCCGCCACTGAACTCGCGGAATCGGTAACTCGCAGCGGCGTCTGGGTCGAGCTGACCCCGAACGGTGGACCCCGGATCGGATCCGTCGCAGTTCTGCCCACGGTCACCGAGACGAGTCGATGCAGTCTGCTCGCCGGCCGGGTCCGCAGTGGTGGTCGGCCGGCCGAACTCGCGAGCTTCGCCCAACGCTTTCCGGACGGGCGGCTTCTGCACAAGAAGGCTCTCCGGGCCGGTGCCGGTGCCGCTTTCGAACCCGACGTGCTGGCTGCTCTGGCCGATCCGGAGCTACCGGTTGTCGCCGCGGTGGTCAACACGATCGATGACGCGCTCGACCGCAGCGAGCCAGGCACCACGGTCTGGGGAGAGGACACCATCCCGGCCGTACGAGATTTGCTGGCCGCCAATCAGGATCGGGTCGTCGTGGTGGTCTCCGATCACGGACATGTGGTCGACCGTGGACCCGAGGCGGTGATCCGGCCTGGAGACGCTGGCGGAAACCGCTGGCGGACTGCGGATCGACCACCCGGCGACGGTGAAGTACTGATCACCGGTGACCGGGTCGTTCTGGCGGGTGGCCGGGCGGTGTTGCCGTGGCGGGAAGAGTTGCGATACGGCCCCCGCAAGGCTGGCTATCACGGCGGCGCGGCACCGGCCGAGGTCGTGGTACCTGCGTTGGTGTTCAGCGCTGGTGACGAACGCGCCGTACCAGGCTGGGCCGGTGCGCCGGTGGCAAGTCCCGAGTGGTGGCGGGAGCCAGTGCCGGAGGAGAAACCAGAGGGTAGGCGTGCCGGCATGCTTGGCGGACGTGCGAACGCGGCAGAACGTCGGCGCCGGTCTGGCAGCCGGTCGGTCGGGCAGCCCGAGAGCTTGTTCGACCTCGTAGCGGTGACACCGATGCCGAGCCAAGCGGGACCGGGCAGAATCGAGGAGGAGACTCCGGTCGAGCGGTCGACATCAGCCTCGGCAGTACTGAGGAGCGGCCGGTCGACACCCGGAATGGGCGATGTGGTTGATGCCCTGTTGGCGAGCGAGCGGTATGTCCAGCGCCGTGGAACCCGGCCTCCGCTGTCGGACGAGCGCGTCGCCGGGCTGCTGAGGACCCTGCTTGCGAACGGAGACCGGGCTACCCTGGAGACGCTTGCCGCGAGGGCGCGGATCCCCGCCCACCGGATCAGCGGCGCTGTTGCCGCCCTGCGACGGTTACTCCAGGTCGAGGGCTATCCAGTGCTGACACTTCATCGTGACGGGCGGACAGTACATCTGCATCGTGACCTCTTGATTGAACAGTTCGATCTGCTGGCGTAA
- a CDS encoding G5 domain-containing protein encodes MTYQAQEPSGYRQGPQQPTNRPAVGAPSAGGGRSRAGFLGGLGPGQKAALFVGGPVLSLLLCCGGLAAIGNAADPDGGSPNTSSAAHATPSAAPTSSPPTAASDMPAVPSPVPTSASPTTEKRRVTEVRSIPFGERIVRDSSLAKGKRKVRTAGAKGLKTLTYEVTYVNGVPTSKQLVSEVVTKKPVTRVVAIGTKETRRCDPNYSGCVPIASDVDCAGGSGNGPAYVSGPVRVIGDDIYDLDRDGDGYGCDD; translated from the coding sequence GTGACCTATCAAGCGCAGGAACCATCCGGATATCGGCAGGGACCGCAGCAGCCAACAAACCGTCCGGCCGTCGGAGCGCCCTCGGCCGGTGGGGGACGATCGCGAGCTGGGTTCCTCGGCGGCCTCGGCCCCGGTCAGAAGGCCGCGCTGTTCGTTGGTGGGCCGGTGCTCTCGCTCCTGCTCTGCTGCGGTGGTCTGGCGGCGATCGGGAACGCCGCTGACCCCGACGGCGGATCGCCGAACACCTCGTCGGCGGCCCACGCCACTCCTTCGGCAGCGCCAACGTCGTCGCCGCCTACGGCGGCAAGCGACATGCCGGCGGTCCCGAGTCCGGTGCCGACCTCGGCAAGTCCGACGACCGAGAAGCGGCGGGTAACCGAAGTTCGGAGCATCCCCTTTGGCGAGCGGATCGTCAGGGACTCGTCTCTCGCGAAGGGCAAGCGCAAGGTTCGGACGGCAGGAGCCAAAGGCTTGAAGACACTCACCTACGAGGTGACGTACGTCAACGGTGTGCCGACCAGCAAGCAGCTCGTCAGCGAGGTGGTGACCAAGAAGCCAGTGACGCGGGTTGTCGCGATCGGCACCAAGGAGACCCGGAGGTGCGATCCGAACTACAGCGGCTGCGTGCCGATCGCCAGCGATGTGGACTGCGCGGGCGGTAGCGGCAACGGTCCGGCGTACGTCAGCGGCCCGGTTCGAGTTATCGGTGACGACATCTACGACTTGGATCGTGACGGCGACGGTTACGGATGTGACGACTGA
- a CDS encoding inositol monophosphatase family protein, with the protein MDARALWDELEASLPPLLLGFRARLDTLDVSEKADETLLSEADIAVQEHIVARIKAYDPGASIVAEETGEHLREPASSGRIWIVDPIDGTAEFVRPGRREYCSVVCLLADRRPVGALVVAPEIGTGGIGLSVRVDGIGAPMQVNGRPARHSAAAAPRRVSVTRSSSVAARPWERLMADAGFELKTRTTSQTLDMVRTCVDLSEETGGELPPFALFYREAQKVWDGAAGMCLAQSANLRVCDRHGVQRDLVNLDLTVDEPTFASTVVAAPPLAAQFLAWSSG; encoded by the coding sequence ATGGACGCCCGGGCGCTCTGGGACGAGTTGGAAGCATCACTGCCGCCGCTGCTGCTCGGGTTCCGGGCACGCCTCGACACGTTGGACGTGTCGGAGAAGGCTGACGAGACCCTTCTCTCCGAGGCGGACATCGCGGTGCAGGAGCACATCGTGGCCCGAATTAAGGCGTACGACCCCGGCGCGAGCATCGTCGCCGAAGAGACCGGGGAACACCTGCGGGAGCCGGCCAGCTCGGGGCGGATATGGATCGTGGACCCCATCGACGGCACCGCCGAGTTCGTCCGCCCTGGTCGGCGTGAGTACTGCAGCGTGGTGTGCCTGCTGGCGGACCGTCGCCCGGTCGGGGCCCTGGTGGTGGCCCCGGAGATCGGCACCGGCGGGATCGGACTGTCCGTTCGGGTCGACGGGATCGGTGCACCGATGCAGGTCAATGGTCGCCCGGCACGGCACAGCGCTGCCGCCGCTCCGCGCCGGGTGTCGGTGACCCGGAGTTCGTCGGTCGCCGCCCGGCCCTGGGAACGGTTGATGGCCGACGCCGGTTTCGAACTCAAGACCCGCACCACCTCGCAGACTCTCGACATGGTCCGGACCTGTGTCGACCTCTCCGAGGAGACCGGCGGTGAGCTACCGCCGTTCGCGCTCTTCTATCGGGAGGCGCAGAAGGTGTGGGACGGCGCGGCGGGAATGTGCCTGGCGCAGAGCGCCAACCTCCGCGTCTGCGACCGGCACGGCGTGCAGCGTGATCTTGTAAACCTGGACCTCACCGTCGACGAACCCACCTTCGCCAGCACCGTGGTCGCGGCGCCTCCGCTCGCCGCTCAGTTCCTCGCCTGGTCCTCCGGCTGA